One genomic segment of Clostridium saccharoperbutylacetonicum N1-4(HMT) includes these proteins:
- a CDS encoding ATP-binding protein, with amino-acid sequence MQNTKGEVVFYGVDDINSKLENILKDLNLKEQSFETKLILSEAINNAFIHGNKGDKEKSIYVQWNLSKEILTLTVTDCGEGIAGEDIFREVDEDNLLEESGRGLYIIRSYTDEVIIEGNSIIMKKTFNRIKRDNKV; translated from the coding sequence ATGCAAAATACCAAAGGGGAAGTGGTATTCTATGGAGTGGACGATATAAATAGCAAATTAGAAAATATTCTAAAAGATTTAAATTTAAAAGAGCAATCTTTTGAAACAAAATTAATTCTATCTGAAGCTATTAATAATGCATTTATTCATGGAAATAAAGGTGATAAGGAGAAGTCTATTTATGTCCAGTGGAATCTAAGTAAAGAGATATTAACGTTAACGGTAACAGATTGCGGAGAAGGAATTGCTGGGGAAGACATTTTCAGAGAAGTTGATGAGGATAATCTTTTAGAAGAAAGTGGACGAGGTTTATATATTATAAGATCTTATACTGATGAAGTAATAATAGAAGGAAATTCTATAATTATGAAAAAAACATTTAATAGGATAAAGAGGGATAATAAAGTTTAA
- a CDS encoding sulfide/dihydroorotate dehydrogenase-like FAD/NAD-binding protein produces MYKIVNKRELTNNIFLMDIEAPRVAKSAKPGQFIIIKNDEKGERIPLTIADYDEKKGTISIVFQTVGKGTKQLATFNEGDFVADFVGPLGQPSEFIHENLEELKKKKLIFIAGGVGAAPVYPQVKWMHEHGVNVDVILGSRNKDLLIYEEELKKVSGNLYVTTDDGSYGFKGTGSDMLKDLVNNQGKKYDHAVIIGPMIMMKFTSMLTKELNIPTTVSLNPIMVDGTGMCGACRVTVGGEVKFACVDGPEFDGHLVNYDESMRRQAMYKTEEGKAQLEVEEGNTHSHGGCGCRGDK; encoded by the coding sequence ATGTATAAAATAGTTAATAAGAGAGAGCTTACAAACAACATATTCTTAATGGATATTGAAGCTCCAAGAGTTGCGAAATCTGCAAAACCAGGACAATTTATAATTATTAAAAATGATGAAAAAGGTGAAAGAATTCCTTTGACAATTGCAGATTATGATGAAAAAAAAGGAACAATAAGTATAGTTTTTCAAACAGTAGGTAAAGGAACTAAACAGTTAGCTACTTTTAATGAAGGTGATTTTGTAGCTGATTTTGTTGGACCATTAGGACAACCAAGTGAATTTATTCATGAAAATTTAGAAGAATTAAAGAAAAAGAAACTTATCTTTATTGCAGGTGGAGTTGGTGCAGCACCAGTATATCCACAAGTTAAATGGATGCATGAGCATGGAGTGAATGTAGACGTTATATTAGGAAGTAGAAATAAAGATTTATTAATTTATGAAGAAGAATTAAAAAAAGTTTCTGGAAACCTATATGTAACAACTGATGATGGTTCATATGGATTTAAAGGAACAGGTTCAGATATGTTAAAAGATTTAGTTAATAATCAAGGAAAGAAATATGATCATGCTGTTATTATTGGACCAATGATAATGATGAAATTTACATCTATGTTAACAAAGGAATTAAATATTCCAACAACAGTAAGTTTAAATCCAATAATGGTTGATGGTACAGGTATGTGTGGTGCTTGCAGAGTAACTGTTGGAGGAGAAGTTAAATTTGCATGTGTTGATGGTCCAGAATTTGATGGTCATTTAGTAAATTATGATGAATCAATGAGAAGACAAGCTATGTACAAAACTGAAGAAGGAAAAGCTCAATTAGAAGTTGAAGAAGGAAATACTCATAGCCATGGGGGCTGTGGTTGCAGAGGTGATAAATAA
- a CDS encoding SpoIIE family protein phosphatase: MYKEEEVVEMLQNNMILNKVTIDKPEHKLLEKELNGILNGIPDVIKVYNLDYSICFFNEAGYNFYRKEAKEVKGKMCYEVLGRNEKCPECAFDEVIKTKKMICQEKYVAELNKFMDVCYNPVFDDNGKMIYIVERLSDITEKRILHKILEENEDRYKQVINSIPDAVVIIVDNIIVLGNREACNLLDLSYDKLIGSNIYKHFQEKYVKMLHKRFRNIIANKKVKDISEYEFILSDRKAATLQISNSYISYRGKPAIISVLRDITDIKQELNKAAEFQRKTLQKDFPAGEFINIETVYVPANTISGDFYRIYKINEHLIVGMIVDVRGKGISAALSISAFDVLCFQEIAITHEPMEIVKNLNKKLVNYYEENYIAVCCFSMDFKKKELKVVGAGINQFVFEREKAEEKIAEGTFLGMFEDSEFSEQVISFDKGDKIYFFTDGLDFILDEDKVVEKYMEDVGIKEFKNYINEFLEDTILEVGKLKDDSTMIAIEVL; the protein is encoded by the coding sequence ATGTATAAAGAGGAAGAAGTAGTAGAAATGTTGCAAAATAATATGATTTTAAACAAAGTTACAATAGATAAACCAGAACATAAACTATTAGAAAAAGAGCTTAATGGAATATTAAATGGAATTCCTGATGTAATAAAAGTATATAATTTGGATTATTCGATATGCTTTTTTAATGAAGCTGGATATAATTTTTATAGAAAAGAAGCAAAAGAAGTCAAAGGTAAAATGTGTTATGAAGTTCTGGGTAGAAATGAAAAATGCCCAGAATGTGCCTTTGATGAAGTTATTAAGACAAAAAAGATGATATGCCAGGAAAAATATGTGGCTGAATTAAATAAGTTTATGGATGTTTGTTATAATCCTGTCTTTGATGATAATGGTAAAATGATATATATTGTTGAAAGACTAAGTGATATTACGGAAAAAAGAATCCTTCATAAAATACTTGAAGAAAATGAAGACAGATATAAACAAGTTATCAACAGTATACCAGATGCAGTAGTAATAATTGTGGATAATATTATAGTTTTAGGAAACCGAGAAGCATGTAATTTGCTTGATTTAAGCTATGATAAACTTATTGGAAGCAATATATATAAGCATTTTCAAGAGAAATATGTAAAGATGCTGCATAAAAGATTTAGAAATATAATAGCTAATAAAAAAGTTAAAGATATTTCTGAATATGAATTTATTCTTTCTGATAGGAAAGCAGCTACATTACAAATTTCAAATAGTTATATATCTTACAGAGGAAAGCCAGCAATTATATCAGTGCTTAGGGACATAACTGATATTAAGCAGGAGTTAAATAAGGCAGCAGAATTTCAAAGAAAAACTCTTCAAAAGGATTTCCCTGCAGGAGAGTTTATTAATATTGAAACAGTATATGTGCCTGCAAATACAATCAGTGGGGATTTTTATCGTATATATAAAATAAATGAACATTTAATTGTTGGTATGATTGTTGATGTTAGAGGAAAAGGAATATCAGCAGCCTTAAGTATATCTGCCTTTGATGTATTATGTTTTCAAGAAATAGCTATTACCCATGAGCCAATGGAAATAGTGAAAAATTTAAATAAGAAATTAGTAAATTATTATGAAGAAAATTATATTGCAGTATGCTGTTTTAGTATGGATTTTAAAAAGAAAGAACTTAAGGTAGTTGGAGCAGGAATAAATCAGTTTGTTTTTGAAAGAGAAAAAGCAGAAGAAAAAATTGCAGAAGGAACTTTCTTGGGAATGTTTGAAGACAGTGAATTCTCTGAACAGGTAATTTCCTTTGATAAAGGCGATAAAATTTACTTTTTTACAGATGGCTTAGATTTTATATTAGATGAAGATAAGGTTGTAGAGAAGTATATGGAAGACGTTGGAATAAAAGAATTTAAAAATTATATTAATGAATTTTTAGAAGACACTATATTAGAAGTTGGTAAACTAAAGGATGATTCAACAATGATCGCAATTGAAGTATTATAA
- a CDS encoding YczE/YyaS/YitT family protein, producing the protein MNKAFDLIKRLILFFVGMSIIQFGVALFLKTSIGSDTFTVFTQGLAATLDKTSLKDFFLVKWIAGSAQVTPGVANMILLITLFVIILVVDRKKINIGTLICVVGVGPIIDLGVRLVSYFPVESYNYVLKAVLILVGCFIIAIGFSIQSAANLGVAPNDIIPFIIQDKTKIQYRWIRIGLDAGYLIIGFILGGTIGLGTILALLSTGPFIQVCLPYGEKFVKLLVSENNNEENDGATVIA; encoded by the coding sequence ATGAACAAAGCATTTGATTTAATTAAAAGATTAATTTTGTTTTTTGTAGGTATGAGTATTATTCAATTTGGAGTGGCATTATTTTTAAAGACAAGCATAGGTTCAGACACTTTTACTGTTTTTACTCAAGGCTTAGCAGCAACTTTAGATAAGACAAGTTTAAAAGATTTTTTCTTAGTTAAATGGATAGCAGGCTCAGCTCAAGTAACTCCAGGAGTTGCTAATATGATTCTTTTGATAACATTATTTGTTATAATACTTGTAGTTGACAGAAAGAAAATAAATATTGGAACTTTAATTTGTGTTGTTGGAGTAGGACCAATAATAGATCTTGGAGTAAGATTAGTTTCATATTTTCCTGTTGAATCTTATAATTATGTTTTAAAAGCAGTATTAATTTTAGTTGGATGCTTTATAATTGCTATTGGTTTTTCAATACAATCAGCAGCTAATTTAGGCGTTGCTCCTAATGATATAATTCCATTTATTATTCAAGATAAGACAAAAATACAATATCGTTGGATTAGAATTGGACTTGATGCAGGATATTTAATAATAGGATTTATTTTAGGCGGAACAATTGGGCTAGGAACAATCTTAGCGCTTTTATCAACAGGACCATTCATTCAAGTTTGTCTTCCTTATGGAGAAAAGTTTGTAAAGTTATTGGTAAGTGAAAATAATAATGAAGAAAATGATGGGGCTACTGTTATTGCATAA
- a CDS encoding MurR/RpiR family transcriptional regulator, translating into MKFDIYKIADNYKLSETERQVLQYILTNIDSVLTKGVRDVATINYTSAATIIKLSKKLGYTGYVDMIYRLNFIVKNHKNNQEHTSDITSFISEIENKKIEDFISMLIKHREDIIFITATGFSDSIADFFWRKMLVLGFKCIKTNSYGVYDSNQIGGALVIGISKSGETESITKVIDYASKNELDIITFTGKSENHMAKKATLNFMILDDKELDDRNLTANYFYSRVMIVMEYLLDKVMSNL; encoded by the coding sequence ATGAAGTTTGATATTTATAAAATAGCTGATAATTATAAGCTCTCAGAGACAGAGAGACAGGTTTTGCAATACATATTGACTAATATTGATTCTGTTTTAACTAAAGGTGTAAGAGATGTTGCAACAATTAACTATACATCGGCGGCAACAATAATAAAGCTATCAAAGAAGCTAGGTTATACAGGCTATGTAGATATGATATATCGCCTAAACTTCATAGTAAAAAATCATAAAAACAATCAAGAACATACCTCTGATATTACTAGCTTCATATCAGAAATTGAAAATAAGAAAATAGAAGATTTCATTTCTATGCTAATTAAACATAGAGAAGATATAATTTTTATAACAGCCACTGGATTCTCTGATTCGATTGCAGATTTCTTTTGGAGAAAGATGTTAGTGCTTGGATTTAAATGCATTAAAACAAATTCGTATGGAGTATATGACAGCAATCAAATAGGAGGTGCCTTAGTTATTGGAATATCTAAAAGTGGAGAAACGGAAAGTATAACAAAAGTGATTGATTATGCATCAAAAAATGAATTGGATATCATAACTTTTACTGGCAAGTCAGAGAATCATATGGCTAAAAAGGCAACCTTAAATTTTATGATATTAGATGATAAAGAATTAGATGATAGAAATCTTACTGCGAACTATTTTTATTCTAGGGTAATGATTGTAATGGAATATTTGCTAGACAAGGTAATGAGTAATTTATAA
- a CDS encoding dUTP diphosphatase has translation MKIRIKYFKGATKLIKIQKGNWIDVYANKDVFVRVGERAMIPLGFALELPKGWEAHIAPRSSTFKTWGIIQTNSVGVVDDTYIGDNDEWHMPIYCLQGKASEKCLDESSSEVECDGTWIKKGDKIGQFRIVEVMPEIEFEEVDAFGNSDRGGFGTTGVK, from the coding sequence ATGAAAATTAGAATTAAATATTTTAAAGGTGCAACTAAATTAATAAAAATACAAAAAGGTAATTGGATAGATGTTTATGCCAATAAGGATGTATTTGTTAGGGTTGGAGAAAGAGCTATGATTCCGCTTGGCTTTGCATTAGAATTACCAAAGGGATGGGAAGCACACATTGCTCCTAGAAGTTCGACGTTTAAAACTTGGGGAATTATTCAAACAAATTCTGTAGGTGTAGTAGATGATACATATATAGGAGATAATGATGAATGGCATATGCCTATATATTGTCTACAAGGTAAAGCTTCAGAAAAATGTTTGGATGAATCTTCAAGCGAAGTAGAGTGTGATGGAACTTGGATAAAAAAAGGAGATAAGATAGGACAATTTAGAATAGTGGAAGTGATGCCAGAAATAGAATTTGAAGAAGTAGATGCCTTTGGAAATTCTGATCGTGGTGGCTTTGGTACTACAGGAGTAAAATAG
- a CDS encoding methyl-accepting chemotaxis protein: MKFSLKIKLMITFFCVISIPMSVLGAISYTMSSRAIQSSVEQQLKEQSFAAANLIDARIKSLKSTLEVASLNGDIKDAIANSNTENMNKAFDYIMKVQNKNQDYMEVLIVTDMTGKELINNQTKTPDIDLSDRNYVKTAISGSECVSEALVSRTTGNLGISIAYPIKDGTKVIGTLIGSIKFAGISSYAAQIKLGTSGYAYMIDRKTGLFVYHPDNSKILKDNAGDTTNEELKNIIENMKAGKASEGFYTYDNVKKYVVYQPVGDWAIAATADYNDYMSPAISIRNYTMVIVLISIIIAMVCAFIYSTKGISNPIKKLEKLMKRAGDGDLTVRFELKRKDEIGELGKSFNNMIEHQDEIVRKVLSASGQLTAASEEMAASSEEISATTEEISATINQVAVDAERQNESIVDISKVLVQLSSLVQLAQNRANATSTNAGNTMSAAEFGRKKVEETVKVINVISSGSDETAEALDALNALSGKVDGIVSTINEIAEQTNLLALNASIEAARAGEHGKGFSVVAEEVRVLAEETNERSKEIAELVSEMVKQTQNAVKSMDKSKSEVNNGVKIVSETDKAFVDIMKAIENIVKHVNEILDITGDEVASSDKVVKLINEIATITESNTASSENVSAASEEQANVINNFTATAQETSAMAEELTRLVEKFKV, translated from the coding sequence ATGAAATTTTCTTTAAAAATAAAATTAATGATTACTTTCTTTTGTGTGATTTCAATACCAATGAGTGTTTTAGGAGCAATTTCATACACAATGTCTAGCAGAGCAATACAAAGTTCTGTTGAACAACAATTGAAAGAACAGTCTTTTGCAGCAGCTAATTTAATTGATGCTAGAATCAAATCGTTGAAAAGCACTTTAGAAGTAGCAAGTTTAAATGGCGATATTAAAGATGCAATTGCAAATTCTAATACTGAAAATATGAATAAAGCATTTGATTATATAATGAAGGTTCAAAACAAGAATCAAGATTATATGGAAGTTTTAATTGTAACTGATATGACTGGTAAGGAGCTTATAAATAATCAAACTAAAACCCCTGATATAGATTTGAGTGATAGAAATTATGTTAAAACTGCTATTAGTGGAAGCGAATGTGTTAGTGAAGCTCTGGTTTCTAGAACTACAGGAAATCTTGGAATTTCTATAGCTTATCCAATTAAAGATGGAACTAAGGTTATTGGTACTTTAATTGGAAGTATAAAATTTGCTGGTATTTCATCTTATGCAGCACAAATTAAACTTGGTACAAGTGGATATGCTTATATGATTGATAGAAAAACTGGATTATTTGTTTACCATCCAGATAATTCGAAAATATTAAAGGATAATGCTGGAGATACAACAAATGAAGAACTTAAGAATATAATTGAAAATATGAAAGCAGGAAAAGCTTCAGAAGGATTTTATACTTATGACAATGTGAAGAAATATGTAGTTTATCAACCCGTTGGTGATTGGGCAATTGCAGCAACTGCAGATTATAATGATTATATGTCACCAGCAATAAGTATAAGAAATTATACAATGGTCATAGTATTAATATCAATTATAATTGCAATGGTATGTGCATTTATATATTCGACAAAGGGAATTAGTAATCCAATTAAGAAATTAGAAAAATTAATGAAACGTGCTGGAGATGGAGACTTAACAGTTAGATTTGAACTAAAGAGAAAAGATGAAATTGGTGAACTTGGAAAATCTTTTAATAATATGATAGAACATCAAGATGAAATAGTTAGAAAAGTACTAAGTGCTTCTGGACAATTAACAGCGGCTTCAGAAGAAATGGCAGCTTCGTCAGAAGAAATTAGTGCAACTACAGAGGAAATCAGTGCAACTATAAATCAAGTGGCTGTAGATGCAGAAAGGCAAAATGAATCTATAGTCGATATTTCAAAGGTATTAGTGCAATTATCAAGCCTTGTGCAGTTAGCACAAAACAGAGCTAATGCAACAAGTACAAATGCAGGAAATACAATGAGTGCAGCTGAATTCGGAAGAAAAAAAGTAGAAGAAACAGTAAAAGTTATTAATGTGATCAGCAGTGGAAGTGATGAGACTGCAGAAGCGCTAGATGCTTTAAATGCATTGTCTGGAAAAGTAGATGGAATTGTAAGCACCATAAATGAAATTGCAGAACAAACAAATCTTTTAGCATTAAATGCTTCAATAGAAGCAGCTAGAGCAGGGGAACATGGAAAAGGCTTTAGTGTAGTTGCTGAGGAAGTAAGAGTATTAGCAGAAGAAACTAATGAAAGATCAAAGGAAATTGCTGAATTAGTTAGTGAAATGGTTAAACAGACACAAAATGCAGTAAAATCAATGGATAAGTCAAAATCTGAAGTTAATAATGGAGTTAAGATAGTATCAGAAACAGATAAAGCTTTCGTTGATATTATGAAGGCAATAGAAAATATAGTTAAGCATGTTAATGAAATACTTGATATTACTGGAGATGAAGTTGCATCATCAGATAAGGTTGTTAAGCTAATTAATGAAATAGCAACAATAACTGAATCTAATACTGCAAGTAGTGAAAATGTATCTGCTGCATCGGAAGAGCAAGCAAATGTAATAAACAACTTCACAGCAACAGCACAAGAAACAAGTGCTATGGCAGAAGAATTAACTAGACTTGTTGAAAAGTTTAAAGTATGA
- a CDS encoding STAS domain-containing protein — protein sequence MENNTTISIAKDFTVDEVAVFRLEINKLIEKGQRNFTFDFSKCDFIDSTGLGALVAIYKKCVEKSGTIKLKALKPEVEKLFKLTRLDKVFEINP from the coding sequence ATGGAAAATAACACGACTATTAGCATAGCAAAAGATTTTACAGTAGATGAAGTAGCAGTTTTTAGGCTAGAGATAAACAAATTAATAGAAAAAGGTCAAAGGAACTTTACTTTTGATTTTAGCAAATGCGATTTTATTGATAGTACAGGCCTTGGGGCATTAGTTGCCATTTACAAAAAATGTGTTGAAAAAAGTGGAACTATAAAATTAAAAGCCTTAAAACCAGAAGTGGAAAAGTTATTTAAATTAACACGATTAGATAAGGTTTTTGAAATAAATCCATAA
- a CDS encoding prealbumin-like fold domain-containing protein, which translates to MEDIVSNDSEIVVVATLDYEEQNYLEGVKINLYRINGLSPILIKSMVTDKNGQVVFSEVEDGCYRVIEIIDKNHYEKPKYINWNEIIIDSTNKSQKIMIVNKIKSNSAK; encoded by the coding sequence ATGGAGGATATAGTTTCTAATGATAGCGAGATTGTAGTAGTAGCAACTTTGGATTATGAAGAACAGAATTATTTGGAAGGTGTAAAAATCAATTTATACAGGATTAATGGTTTGTCTCCAATTTTAATTAAATCCATGGTAACAGATAAAAATGGCCAAGTTGTTTTTTCAGAAGTTGAAGATGGGTGCTATAGGGTGATAGAGATTATAGACAAAAATCATTACGAGAAACCTAAGTATATAAATTGGAATGAAATAATAATTGATAGTACTAATAAAAGTCAAAAAATAATGATAGTTAATAAAATTAAGAGTAATTCCGCAAAGTAA
- a CDS encoding class I SAM-dependent methyltransferase produces the protein MEDMTYWKEVWERKGNSNTSCLEELDGYEDTTANVKEIAAQIVKELDIKETDRVLEVACGAGGLAQYINCGEYVGVDYSTSLVKKHIQFLNNSVLHGEANDLIFKDKTFDKVFCFGAFHYFPNQEYAMQAINELKRIAKEAVFIGDLPVTSHREEHLLYNKKDFKDWNITDGYYNPCRFNVSLKL, from the coding sequence ATGGAAGATATGACTTACTGGAAAGAAGTTTGGGAAAGAAAAGGTAACAGCAATACTAGTTGTTTAGAAGAATTAGATGGTTATGAAGATACTACAGCTAATGTAAAAGAAATTGCTGCTCAAATTGTTAAAGAATTGGATATAAAAGAAACTGACAGGGTACTAGAAGTAGCTTGTGGTGCTGGTGGACTAGCCCAATATATAAATTGTGGTGAATATGTTGGTGTAGATTATTCTACTTCCCTTGTAAAAAAACATATCCAATTTCTAAATAATTCTGTTTTACATGGAGAAGCAAATGACTTGATTTTCAAGGACAAAACTTTTGATAAAGTATTCTGCTTTGGTGCATTTCACTATTTTCCAAATCAAGAATATGCAATGCAGGCAATTAATGAATTAAAAAGAATTGCAAAAGAAGCTGTATTTATTGGCGATTTGCCTGTAACTTCTCATAGAGAGGAGCATCTACTTTATAATAAAAAAGATTTTAAAGATTGGAACATCACAGATGGATATTATAATCCATGCAGATTTAACGTTTCTCTAAAATTATAA
- the gltA gene encoding NADPH-dependent glutamate synthase, with the protein MDMKERMIRIPVREQDPKVRATNFEEVCLGYNEEEATKEAARCLNCKIPKCVEGCPVSINIPGFISHIKDGKFEDAAIEISKYSSLPAVCGRVCPQEKQCEGKCVVGIKGDSVSIGKLERFTADWAAEHDVDLSQTEPKNGIKVAVVGSGPAGLTCAGDLAKKGYEVTIFEALHKAGGVLEYGIPEFRLPKEKVVKHEVENIKKLGVKIETNVIIGRTITIDELFEQEGFKAVFIGSGAGLPKFMGIPGENANGVSSANEFLTRVNLMKAAVEGYDTPVRAGNKVAVVGGGNVAMDAARTALRLGAESHIVYRRGESELPARVEEVHHAKEEGVIFDVLTNPNEILVDEKGWVKGMRCVKMELGEPDASGRRSPVEIPGSEFVMDVDTVIMSLGTSPNPLISSTTKGLEINKRRCIVAEEETGLTTKEAVYAGGDAVTGAATVILAMGAGKKAAKAIDEYLQAK; encoded by the coding sequence ATGGATATGAAAGAAAGAATGATTAGAATACCAGTAAGAGAACAAGATCCAAAGGTTAGAGCTACAAACTTTGAAGAAGTGTGCCTTGGATATAATGAAGAAGAAGCAACAAAAGAAGCTGCAAGATGCTTAAATTGTAAAATTCCTAAATGTGTTGAAGGATGTCCAGTTTCAATTAATATTCCTGGTTTCATCTCACATATTAAAGATGGAAAATTTGAAGATGCAGCAATTGAAATTTCAAAATATAGCTCACTTCCAGCTGTATGTGGAAGAGTATGTCCACAAGAAAAACAATGTGAAGGAAAATGCGTTGTAGGAATTAAAGGGGATTCTGTTTCTATAGGTAAACTTGAAAGATTTACAGCAGATTGGGCAGCAGAGCATGATGTTGATTTAAGTCAAACAGAGCCTAAGAATGGAATTAAAGTTGCAGTTGTTGGAAGTGGTCCAGCAGGTTTAACTTGTGCTGGAGATTTAGCTAAAAAGGGATATGAGGTTACAATCTTTGAAGCTTTACATAAAGCTGGAGGAGTATTGGAATATGGTATTCCAGAATTCAGACTTCCAAAAGAAAAAGTAGTTAAGCATGAAGTCGAAAATATTAAAAAACTTGGTGTTAAAATAGAAACTAATGTTATTATAGGAAGAACAATAACAATAGATGAATTATTTGAACAAGAAGGCTTTAAAGCTGTATTTATAGGTTCAGGAGCTGGACTTCCTAAGTTTATGGGAATACCAGGGGAAAATGCAAATGGTGTTTCTTCAGCAAATGAATTCTTAACAAGAGTAAACTTAATGAAAGCTGCTGTTGAAGGTTATGATACACCAGTTAGAGCTGGAAATAAAGTAGCAGTAGTTGGGGGCGGAAATGTTGCTATGGATGCTGCAAGAACTGCATTAAGACTTGGAGCAGAAAGCCATATCGTTTATAGAAGAGGAGAATCTGAGCTTCCAGCAAGAGTTGAAGAAGTACATCATGCTAAGGAAGAAGGAGTAATCTTTGATGTATTAACTAATCCAAATGAAATCTTAGTTGATGAAAAGGGCTGGGTTAAAGGTATGAGATGTGTAAAAATGGAACTTGGAGAACCAGATGCATCTGGAAGAAGAAGTCCAGTTGAAATCCCAGGTTCAGAATTTGTAATGGACGTAGATACAGTAATAATGTCTCTTGGAACATCTCCAAATCCATTAATTTCTTCAACAACTAAAGGCTTAGAAATTAATAAGAGAAGATGTATAGTAGCTGAAGAAGAAACTGGTCTTACTACTAAAGAAGCAGTTTATGCTGGTGGAGATGCAGTAACAGGAGCAGCAACAGTTATCTTAGCTATGGGAGCAGGAAAGAAAGCTGCAAAAGCTATAGATGAATATTTACAAGCAAAATAG
- a CDS encoding sensor histidine kinase produces the protein MTLVIINMITEVLQAIILSYAVFHCMEKSKNYIKIIFLVILYFIIGQVINKFVVLDSALNILIIHTLTLLTTIGVYKNNIKKAVAAHSMIYIIFGIYTIIFSNLIFEDMIGSLPIKYIYYEKILVQIIPLILMIFGIKKYKDNLKQIHNYILHEKFSNIFLIISYFMDCILMSYVLSMNVENLFLQNIVYILFSIFCMVIIAYFGRIKKKSEQIYQLNEHLEIKNNELRKIKHDYGAQISYLYGLCLMKRFDDLKKSLKDIISNNDATPTAVTVTNNEKSLLAAALRPAIDKGIHVIIEDKCDFSLINMNELDLFRVVSNIVNNAVKALNGKGLIIAKSYEYLGNVIIKIENNGPKIPEHHLRNIFNIGFTTKENSDKNHGYGLSIASDLVKKNNGKIKVRSNETVTEFKIILPIQ, from the coding sequence TTGACATTGGTTATTATAAATATGATTACAGAGGTATTACAAGCAATTATATTGTCTTATGCAGTATTCCATTGTATGGAGAAATCAAAAAATTATATAAAAATAATTTTTTTGGTGATATTGTATTTTATTATAGGACAAGTCATTAATAAATTCGTTGTCTTAGATTCAGCATTAAATATACTTATAATTCACACGCTAACATTACTTACGACTATTGGGGTTTATAAAAATAATATAAAAAAGGCTGTGGCAGCACATAGCATGATCTATATTATATTTGGAATATATACTATTATATTTAGCAATTTGATTTTTGAAGATATGATAGGGAGTTTACCTATAAAATATATTTATTATGAGAAGATACTAGTTCAGATTATTCCACTAATATTAATGATATTTGGAATAAAGAAGTATAAAGATAACTTAAAACAAATTCATAACTATATTTTGCATGAAAAATTCTCCAATATATTTTTAATAATAAGTTATTTTATGGATTGTATATTAATGTCTTATGTATTATCAATGAATGTCGAGAACTTGTTTTTACAAAACATTGTATACATATTATTTTCAATATTTTGTATGGTCATTATAGCTTATTTTGGAAGAATTAAAAAAAAGTCAGAGCAAATATATCAGTTAAATGAACATTTAGAAATTAAAAATAATGAACTTAGGAAAATTAAGCATGATTATGGTGCACAAATCTCATACTTATATGGACTTTGTCTTATGAAGCGTTTTGATGATTTGAAAAAATCTTTAAAAGATATTATAAGTAATAATGATGCTACACCTACGGCTGTAACTGTGACTAATAATGAAAAGTCTTTGTTAGCAGCTGCGTTAAGACCTGCTATAGATAAAGGAATACATGTAATAATAGAAGATAAGTGTGATTTTTCATTAATAAATATGAATGAGTTAGATCTTTTTAGGGTTGTATCTAATATAGTGAACAATGCAGTTAAAGCTTTGAATGGGAAAGGGCTTATAATTGCAAAAAGCTATGAATATTTAGGAAATGTGATAATAAAAATTGAAAACAATGGACCTAAAATACCAGAGCATCATTTGAGAAATATTTTTAATATTGGTTTTACAACCAAAGAAAATAGTGATAAAAACCATGGATATGGGTTAAGTATAGCAAGCGATTTAGTTAAAAAGAATAATGGAAAAATAAAAGTTAGAAGTAATGAAACGGTTACTGAGTTTAAAATAATTTTGCCAATTCAATAA